Below is a window of Glandiceps talaboti chromosome 15, keGlaTala1.1, whole genome shotgun sequence DNA.
GACGTCTAGGAAACCAATATATGCAACAAGGACCCATCGAATGACAGATTAAGCCTTGTTTACTAAAGGATTACGGTTGCCTGTTACTGTGTACTAATTACAACACCTGATCTAATACCGAGATTTAATATACGTGCTCCGTTAGTATTGCTGGGCCAATGGCCATTTTTTGTCGTTGATTGGTATCGCAAATTGGATTTTGGTACGTGTTATTTTCTATGAGATAGTCTGTTCAAAACGGATAAACCGGGGATATAACTAACCACATCAGATGAAAAAACGATGACGTACTTTGGAGTATTGACCCGAAGCACCACATGAAGACTTCGCATGCGCGAGTCTCAGAGCCTATAATATACGTATAGTCGCATTTACGAAGCTCGGAGTCATGAATGTATCACCGAGGCTCCTGCATAAAGGTATGaacaatgtaaataatatgCATGGACGTAGCGGGGGAACGAAAAGTCTACCTGCGTCACCCTTCTCACAGAGGCGGATTGGATCGCACACTCATTTTCACTTTTCCGAATCTGACGGAGAATGTATAACCTCTGAACTGCCGCCGTTGTTGACTTCTAAGCCGAAAGGAATACGTAAAGATAGCGTTTCCAGAGACAGTTCAGTGGCAAGTTCGCCGAGACTTACAGTTCCACCTCTGTCGCCGGCAGTTTCACCATCGTTACGTAGGAATGTGCTACGTAAGTTCAACCCCCTGATGATGAAAGATACAGAAACAGACGACAGCGTGGCAAGTGGAAGTCCTCGTTTATTGAGCCCGGTGTCGCAGACACGTGACAATATCACTGAAAGCACACATTATTTTGGGAACTCCGAAAACAGAACTCCAACTCCCCTGTCTCCCTCGTTGCACAGAACTATGAGTCCCCATCGCAGGAACGAAAAGATAGGTCTAAATCTAAATTTAAATGTTGGAACCGTCACTACAAGTGTAGGCTCGAGTCCAAGACATTCACCTCTTCCAAGTCCAAGATTAAGACGACACTTGACACAGTCTTCGACTGCGGGGTCAAAGGTTGGTGAATTGACATTGGAAAATGTGAAAGCTTTCGAAGCAACGCCACAAGACGACTCGGAGACGAGGATGGATAACACAATATCTGTGCCAACAGTTGATGTGGATCGCTATCCAAGTAAAATTGACTATGTGGCGGGACTTGTTCAACAAAACCATTACGATCAACATCATAGTCCGCTCATAACAGCCAAATTATCTGCTGAAAAACTAAATGATGCACCTGTTGGAAACAAAAATGGCCTTTCAGGTCTTTCAGACGACAAGGGAAAGTTTGTTGACGCCGTCGATCTTGACAATGGGGTTACAGCTAATATTCACCCACAACTGGCCAACAATGCCGATGACCATGACAACGAAGATGACACAATGAGGAAATGCCAAGAATGGTTGTCTAATGTACAACTTTCACCGAAATATGTTacttattgaatttgaattttaaaggGGTACACTTTTGAACTCACCGCTTAAAGTAATCTGTTTAATAGCAAAGTCAGTACGCGAGGGTTATTTTTGGACCACCACTGATTGGTATAATGAACCATCTAAATTCCATGTATTACACTCGAATAGACTAAGTATGTCGGTAAATAAAATTACTAAGGGCTATTAAAAAGTTCTGGTTTCCAGAACTTAAATAAGACTAGTTCAACCACTGAAGCGATAAATTGGTCTATTTCCGTCTCTCTTATGTACTTAAAGGAACAAATTACACTCAATTTCAATAATTGTAACTGGTATTGTGTTATCAGTAATTTTGAACTAGATATTGTGCCGTCCAGCAAAGTGAATTTCTCCTTGTTATTTTAACTTTATACGCCTTTAGCTGTGACGTCGTTTTCTTCTGGCCTGTATGAGTCACTCTACTAAAGACAACTGCtgttatttttagttttacaCTCTTTGCGTGAAAACTAACATTCTTTACATCCAACATCAACGACAAGTCAAGGTTTATTCGTCATGAGAATTTTACAATAGAAGTTAGTTTAATAACCTAAAACAAATGATCGTCTGATCAGCTGACTCCGCTAAAATGTACTACCATTGCCACATTGTATCGTCTGCCACAATAAAACTTATACAATTGCCACATTTTTTATCCTTAAGTGTTTGAAATTATAACTAAGGGTTACCCATCCAAACAAAatctaaaaatgttattttcgaGGTGATAGATGACAAAATATCCCCACAGCGTGTCTCAGTAAGATTTGTTTCAagccaggcgataaaatgtaacagtgttgACAAGCTTGTAGTCGAGCCacacgataaaatgtagcaaaaaaattTAATGTTGGCAAGTTTGtagtcgagccagacgataaaatgtagcaatgttggcaAGCTTGTAGacgtgccagacgataaaatgtagcaatgttgacaAGCTTGtagtcgagccagacgataaaatgtagcaatgttggcaAGCTTGTAGTcgagacagacgataaaatgtagcaatgttggcaAGCTTGtagtcgagccagacgataaaatgtagcaatgttgacaAGCTTGTAgtcgtgccagacgataaaatgtagcaatgttgacaAGCTTGTAGTCGTgccaggcgataaaatgtagcaatgttgacaAGCTTGtagtcgagccagacgataaaatgtagcgatgTTGGCAAGCTTGtagtcgagccagacgataaaatgtagcaatgttgacaAGCTTGTAgtcgtgccagacgataaaatgtagcaatcaTGTTAGAAAGGTTTTATGTCGAGCAAGACGAAGTTCTGTTTCAGATTAACTAGCTTTTATTGTGGTTCAGTGCAGTATGTTTACACCTGATGTTTAATTTATGTAATAACAGTGTTCCATGTAATCGACACTCCATCTATCcactaaatatacaaaacaacacCAATAAGACATCGATACGTCCGTTGTTACCATGCCAACAGTACTGAAATGTTGGCACATAGGAAAGGTATGGTTCATTCTCATTTTGTCGAAGTTCATTTTGctctattttgtttgttttgctagGTCATTATAACAAAGGTTGCTATTGCTTGACCGTCTAAGGTACGAGGCTAGttacaatgtgtatttttgttgctGGTACTTATACTACATCATTACTGCTGTTATTATTATTCCGTATGCCTATGGGATTTTCAAATAACTCCAAACACATTGCCATCTCACTAAAGACAAATGAAAGCATAAATATTTACTGAATTAGAATTAGGGGCTTATTTGAATCAAAATGAGagaaatacaaattattttgagcAAGTCCAACTAGATACCTAAATTATCGACAATAATGTATAAACAGTTTTTAACAGTTTTTAACTGTTCATTGTGTGGTTATGTAGGGTAAAATATATAATGACTTGACGTGTGTCTTTTCTAAATAACCACATGATGTAAAGCGCAAAAAAAACTGGTTAAAGTACGTATTCTTTGATAAAACAATTGTTTTCGTGCCGTCAATAATTTCTATCGGGGTGAAAGTGAAAAAGTGGTAAAGTTCCATTCTTTTCTTCACACTAGCATTGCTCCAATCCACAGTTTGTCGTTTAATCCCCACTGAGAGTAATTTTAATGATTATTAtctaatgttttcattattactGCAGAATATTCTGCCCAAATCAACACCTGTTAAACGCTATCTATCTTTCACTCCCAAGGTGGTCTCTGAATAAATATGGCGTCTCTCTGATTTTTCCATTAAAATAGTCTAAAATATTACAACGAATAATCAAATTTTTTGAAATCAAATCCATATTAGGAGATATTGCTCGGTTTCTAATCTAAAATTAAAACCGGTGCGTTCCAAAATTAAGAAAAACAAGATTTTTTTGTCCGATGACTTTGGCGGTTTAAAGAAGTCAGCACTGAAAGATAATAAAACCTTTCCTTTCATAATTGGTTTTTAATTGCATCAGGCAGGAAACTAATTATTCTCCACCATTTCTTACCAAATTATAATTTCAtctttataattatttttcagagtaaaatttgTAACTCAAACATGCCGAGTATTTGCTTTACATTCGTCGACTTTGATCTATAGCAGCTATACTTTATTATAGAGAATGTTAGGCGTACTAGAATTTATGCTTTTGTCTCTGTTGACAAGGATATCCCCTTTGTTGTAATACCACGCCATTACAGAACGGTAGTCCATTATCGCAGCTTACTTTACAAACTTACTTCCTAAGATTCATACATACGCTGATTGCCATCGACAATCAGTTATTTCAATTGCGTTAATTTCCTGTGTGTCGCTGAAAAGGGGTCAGCTTCAATCAAAACATCACGAACGAATCGTAGTGACGTCACCAGGCCTTTCACGCGATCGATGCAATTTTTATCTTAGCATGTAGAAAACCACCGATAATTTCCTATCGTTAAATGTCTTCCCTTGCTTGTGATTAAATTTTGTCCCAAATGATTTGTTATTTTGACAACAT
It encodes the following:
- the LOC144446563 gene encoding uncharacterized protein LOC144446563; its protein translation is MNVSPRLLHKGMNNVNNMHGRSGGTKSLPASPFSQRRIGSHTHFHFSESDGECITSELPPLLTSKPKGIRKDSVSRDSSVASSPRLTVPPLSPAVSPSLRRNVLRKFNPLMMKDTETDDSVASGSPRLLSPVSQTRDNITESTHYFGNSENRTPTPLSPSLHRTMSPHRRNEKIGLNLNLNVGTVTTSVGSSPRHSPLPSPRLRRHLTQSSTAGSKVGELTLENVKAFEATPQDDSETRMDNTISVPTVDVDRYPSKIDYVAGLVQQNHYDQHHSPLITAKLSAEKLNDAPVGNKNGLSGLSDDKGKFVDAVDLDNGVTANIHPQLANNADDHDNEDDTMRKCQEWLSNVQLSPKYVTY